Within Dictyostelium discoideum AX4 chromosome 4 chromosome, whole genome shotgun sequence, the genomic segment AGatggtaatgaaattatattaaattatgatgatattgaatttgCAAATTCATTTTGGATATATAAAGGTCAATTCTCAactgaagaatttaaatggAGTTCTGATAATGGTTTAGCATTTGGTTATAAAgctaatggtggtggtagtgatggtgatggtaatagtgatggtgatggaaaattaatatgttggaatttaataaaatctgATGGGAAAACTGTACATTTATTCACTTTACCTGAATTTAGGGGAAAAGGGTATGCTTTAAAAGTGAAAtcaaaaactttaatttcaattttaaaaaataatttaatacctTTATCTTATATTAGTGAAGATAATACAGCTTCTCAAAATTTAAGTTTAAAATtaggttttaaaaaaacattatcagttcaatcaattgaagctcaattaaatgatatttaaaaataaaaatattattgtttttattaaaaaaaaaaaaaatataaaaaaaataaaaaataataattaatttctttttatcacATTGAAAGtgaattgaattgaattaattttattgttgcttttttttttttttttttttttttttaaataattttttttttttttagatttatagTGTGGTTTGGGTTtcttaattattataattttttttttttttttttgtgataatcaaaaaaattttaaaataaacacGAGTGtggtttaaaataaaaataaaataattaaaaaaaaaaaattatttaaaaaaaataaaaaaaaaaaaaaaaaataaaattgattttttttttttaatttggtttaagggaaaaaaaaaaaaaaaaaaaaaaaaaaaaaaaaaaaaaaaaaaaaaaaaaaaattaattaaaacccccccaaaaataaaaaaaataactgtatcgttaaaaataaataaatataaaaagtcaaaaaagttgttgtattataaaaaaaaatcaaaaaaaaatcaaaagaaatgttagaaaaatttgattatgaattaattaaatcagcaggaaataatgatataaagaaattaaggGAAATGTTAGATTGTGGAGTTGATATAAATATGAAAGAAGCAGATAAAGGTACAACAGCAATACATATAGCATGTACAAGAGGACATAAACAAGCTATTGAGGTATTGGTATCACGTGGTGTTGATGTCAATGTTCAAGATAATAGAGGTGTTACACCATTACATTCATTAGTTAATAGTAGATATGACATTTTAGCATTATGGTTAATTCGTCATGGTGCTAAAATCAATATAcccgataataataatttctcaGCCTATGATTTAGCACATGGTTGGTTTCAAAAGGAGATGGTTTTAGCATCTGAGGGTAAAACATCCCAAAGTGAAGAGAAACTTgaagaacaacaaaaagaaatgaaaCAAAAACAAGAACAATATCAAAAACAAGTTTCAACATTGCGTGAAAAAATGTCAACAATTGAtgtatcaacatcaacaacaacaacaatggCATCATCAGCAAATTTTGGAGCATCTTCAGGTTATGATACAATTAGAGGTggtgttttattaaattcttcagaagttttaaaagttttcTTTAGAAATGAATcttataaatcaattaaagtttCAAGTACTGATACTGCAAGAGAATTATGTAAAAGAATGGTTGAAAAATTCAATATGCCATCTTATGATAAATgttttgatattgttgaaaCAATAAAAGGaaaatgtaattattattattattattattattattattattattattattattattattattattattattattattaatttgttggtttattaatttattaattatttttttatttttaaatttattagcTCGTTTTTTACAACCAacagatttattattacaatcaaaatcaaaatggcCAGTAATTGTTGGTACATCTGGAAATGAAACTCATTTACATTGTTATTTCTCCTGTGTAATTAGAAAAACTGCACCACCAGAATGTGTTGAACAATtccaaaaaattatttaaaattaaaattattatttttgtacattattataataaaaaaaaaaaaaaaaagattgtttATTCTTATAAGACAGTTTGATAATATAGATTCATTTTTTGTAGaattattgtttaataaaaatgtaaaataaaacaaaaaagattttttttttttgaaataatttttattttatttttttttttgtttattatgtATGGATTGAAAAATCTAGAATTTAGGAAAAACCTTATACTTTTCTAATTGACCagctattatttatttgcaaAAAGATGACTATCTATCTCATCTTGGAATTgtataaatgataaattaccCTCTTTTTCTTTAGTTGTGATGAGATATTACCCAAAATTTGATAGGATAATTTCAGaaaattttctaaatttaatatgTTGCCCAACAGGAAAGTTTGGaccaacaaaatcaaccaTTACACCAAATgttaacaacaacaattattttaatggttgagggaaaaatgaaaaattatattatagtGATATTATTTATGAAAAAATtcatcaaaataaatttgtaaatatggGTGATTGGTTTAATATGGATATTTCACAAACAAATGGAaaactattatcattttccataaaaatgatttagataataatatttattttgaaagcTATGAAATATAAACCaactttttaattcaatcaaCATAAACTGTATGTGTTACATtattaatacaaaaaaaaaacaaaaaaataatctttttttaatgcaaatatgattttttaaaaataaaataaaaataaaactaatgtaaaaaaaaaaaatttggaacaCACAAAAtcttggttattattattattattattatttgtatataatcaaaaaaaaaaaaattggctCCAAATTTCTCTTGTGTAATTAGAAAAACTGATCCACCAGAATGTGTTGAACAATtccaaaaaattatttaaaaccaaaacaaatatttttgtacatttattaaaataaaaaaaaataaaaaaaaagattgttatatttttaaaatattgtatatattattacaatttataaattaatattatttttcctttttttaattttttttttaatttaataaatatctttaacCTCAAAATCAAgcttattttttattaattcaagaTATAGTTGGAAATATTCtggttattttaaaaaatttttatttccagaatttaaaagataaagaaattaatacaattataatttgtaaataatagagaaaaaaaaaaaataataaaagcctttatttatattattatctattatttttttaatgatgcTAATGAAGATTGCTTTGTAAGATCTCTCATTTGAACCTTAAAGTAATTATTGTAGCTTGTGATTTCAAGTGGCCATTTagtaatagttttattatcaCAAACCCAAATTTCTTTTGCAACTTGAGAGATTAATCTAAAATCGTGAGATACTAATATCATGCCTCCGGGGAAAGAATTGATGGCCAAAGCTAAACTATCAATACATTCCATATCTCTTCAAGAAAATGATCAAAATAGTCAAAAAcgattaaatttaatgttttaaaacGATCAAAAGgtctaataatgatttatctGGTCTATTCAAACATGATGACATTACCGAGGTACAAGATTaagatttattattcaataaCTTAGGTATGTATTATTGTTTAccttttagaaaaaaaaaaaaactattaataataataatatttataaaaattttaaatctaatcAAATTTTAGGTAGTATATCATCAGtaacaaatttatcaatcaATATTACCGAAATCAATGGCAAATATTTAATAGATTTAGCTGGGAATCGTATTATTAcatctttttcaattctttCTGGCGATCTTTATTAAGTGTTGTTTTGGTTCACTCTGATTCAAAACCCCATTTATTTATAGTATCTGAATGAAAAAGTTTAGCAACTACATTGTTAAACTTTTTTCAATTACCACCAAAAATTGGGTCActcaatttatatttttatggCTTTTCAACATTGTTCAATTATACACTACTATATtgataatcatttttttatgtaCACCATCGATAGTGGTAGATAAAatggaaattttatttagattCATCACAACAAAAGAC encodes:
- a CDS encoding RA domain-containing protein, translating into MLEKFDYELIKSAGNNDIKKLREMLDCGVDINMKEADKGTTAIHIACTRGHKQAIEVLVSRGVDVNVQDNRGVTPLHSLVNSRYDILALWLIRHGAKINIPDNNNFSAYDLAHGWFQKEMVLASEGKTSQSEEKLEEQQKEMKQKQEQYQKQVSTLREKMSTIDVSTSTTTTMASSANFGASSGYDTIRGGVLLNSSEVLKVFFRNESYKSIKVSSTDTARELCKRMVEKFNMPSYDKCFDIVETIKGKSRFLQPTDLLLQSKSKWPVIVGTSGNETHLHCYFSCVIRKTAPPECVEQFQKII
- a CDS encoding hypothetical protein (Non-transporter ABC protein AbcF2), with product MECIDSLALAINSFPGGMILVSHDFRLISQVAKEIWVCDNKTITKWPLEITSYNNYFKVQMRDLTKQSSLASLKK